From Chloroflexota bacterium, one genomic window encodes:
- a CDS encoding TetR/AcrR family transcriptional regulator — translation MSKRDLILSTALELFNQKGTAEISTNHIAEACSISPGNLYYHFRNKAAIIQALFEQLYAAWDIELSLPSDHTPQLSDLTSIVATNYHIIWRYRFAYRELVALLRQDSALHASFLSTRQRGFSGFQQLVEQFIAAGIMWPIEANTLDQLMQICWLISEFWLNNLEIQQQSIEPNTINTGVSLMLRVLQPYII, via the coding sequence ATGAGCAAACGCGATTTAATTCTGAGCACAGCGCTTGAGCTGTTCAACCAAAAAGGCACGGCGGAAATCAGCACCAACCATATTGCCGAGGCGTGCAGCATCAGCCCAGGCAACTTGTACTACCATTTTCGCAACAAAGCCGCGATTATTCAGGCTTTATTCGAACAACTGTATGCTGCATGGGATATAGAACTAAGCTTACCCAGCGATCATACCCCTCAATTAAGCGATTTAACCAGCATTGTTGCAACCAACTACCACATTATTTGGCGCTACCGTTTTGCTTACCGCGAATTGGTGGCCCTGCTGCGCCAAGATTCGGCCTTGCATGCCAGCTTTCTAAGCACGCGTCAACGTGGTTTTAGCGGCTTTCAACAGTTGGTCGAGCAATTCATTGCGGCGGGGATTATGTGGCCAATCGAGGCCAATACGCTTGATCAACTGATGCAAATTTGTTGGTTAATCAGCGAATTTTGGCTTAACAATCTCGAAATCCAACAACAATCAATCGAGCCAAACACAATTAATACTGGCGTGAGCTTGATGCTGCGCGTATTGCAACCCTACATCATTTAA
- a CDS encoding DUF4386 domain-containing protein, which translates to MSMQRLRQLTGWGFILGAILVNIPYTLLISNFDYPDILRAPVEQILTQFAAGGSGLIYTWLAFAWVGLPLLFASIMLKRLPEFSAVPLIETASTIGVIGFLVQVVGLLRWVFVVPIIAQAYLDPLTSTETKASLVTLFQVVHQYGGVVLGEHIGQLFMIIWMLLLSTIIYRLEQFPKWLAWLGWLAALIYSLAQTELFATVLPTIPVIDWAGLVGSLLWLGWMASLGIMILRQKMPNNSMPINP; encoded by the coding sequence ATGTCGATGCAACGCTTACGTCAACTTACGGGCTGGGGCTTTATTCTTGGGGCAATTTTGGTCAACATTCCTTATACGTTGTTAATCAGCAATTTCGATTATCCTGATATTTTGCGTGCGCCAGTTGAGCAGATATTAACTCAATTTGCGGCTGGTGGGAGCGGCCTGATTTATACCTGGCTGGCATTTGCGTGGGTTGGCTTGCCCTTACTATTCGCCAGCATTATGCTCAAACGCTTGCCCGAATTTAGCGCCGTGCCGTTGATCGAAACCGCCAGCACGATTGGCGTAATCGGTTTTTTGGTGCAGGTGGTTGGATTGTTGCGCTGGGTCTTTGTTGTGCCAATCATCGCCCAAGCCTATCTTGATCCACTGACCTCGACCGAGACCAAAGCTAGCCTTGTAACGCTGTTTCAAGTTGTGCATCAATATGGCGGCGTAGTGTTGGGCGAGCACATCGGCCAGCTCTTTATGATCATTTGGATGCTGCTGCTGAGTACAATCATCTATCGCTTGGAGCAATTTCCCAAGTGGCTGGCATGGTTGGGCTGGTTAGCAGCGCTCATTTACAGCCTTGCCCAAACAGAGCTTTTTGCAACAGTTCTGCCCACGATTCCCGTGATCGATTGGGCCGGATTGGTGGGGAGTTTGCTGTGGTTGGGGTGGATGGCCAGCTTAGGAATTATGATTTTACGCCAGAAAATGCCCAACAACTCAATGCCAATTAATCCTTGA
- a CDS encoding HNH endonuclease, translating to MHARDFVQPGKRLLALFTNGHLLTFNNDSTGKSGNWIMDDHRINTIDRVLIYLRDDANKNTLYIATYNHAEKVEDGRYCVYFEHCQYVMEIAQNWVEFTGAQQAVRYFE from the coding sequence ATGCATGCCCGAGACTTTGTTCAACCAGGCAAACGCTTACTAGCACTATTTACTAATGGTCATTTATTAACCTTCAATAATGATAGCACTGGTAAAAGCGGTAATTGGATTATGGATGATCATCGGATAAATACCATTGATCGCGTATTAATTTATCTTCGTGATGATGCAAATAAGAATACTTTATATATTGCCACATACAACCATGCTGAAAAAGTTGAAGATGGTCGCTACTGCGTTTATTTTGAACATTGCCAATATGTTATGGAAATAGCCCAAAATTGGGTAGAGTTTACTGGCGCACAACAGGCTGTTCGCTACTTTGAATAG